A window from Heteronotia binoei isolate CCM8104 ecotype False Entrance Well chromosome 15, APGP_CSIRO_Hbin_v1, whole genome shotgun sequence encodes these proteins:
- the LOC132583579 gene encoding olfactory receptor 6B1-like has protein sequence MTGNILIASVVLTNSHLQKPMYFFLTNLSILETCYTSAILPRILASFISDYHRISFSGCFIQFYFFATLATAESYLLSVMSYDRYVAICKPLYYVTLINNKMCVQLSITSWMIGIVASAFTTFFASQLNYCGPNEIDHFFCDYAPLLRLSYSDTQQTEMVMTILGSVCTLPPLLFTLASYVCIINTILRIPSNCGRSKAFSTCSSHLIVVSIFYGTLITVYILPKTKKLQDLNKVFSVFYTILTPMINPFIYTLRNREFKEAFRKTMTKFLS, from the coding sequence ATGACTGGGAACATTCTTATAGCTTCAGTAGTTCTGACTAATTCTCACCTTCAGAAGCCAATGTACTTTTTTCTGACCAACTTATCCATTTTGGAGACTTGCTACACTTCAGCAATCCTTCCTAGGATTTTGGCCAGCTTTATAAGTGACTATCATAGGATTTCTTTTAGTGGATGCTTCATCCAGTTCTATTTCTTTGCTACTTTGGCTACAGCTGAGAGCTACCTCTTGTCTGTAATGTCTTATGACCGATATGTAGCTATATGCAAACCACTCTATTATGTTACCCTCATTAATAACAAGATGTGTGTTCAATTGTCCATTACTTCATGGATGATTGGCATTGTGGCTAGTGCATTTACAACATTCTTTGCTTCCCAGTTGAACTACTGTGGCCCCAATGAAATTGACCATTTCTTCTGTGATTATGCACCATTGTTAAGGCTCTCATACAGTGACACTCAGCAGACAGAAATGGTGATGACCATCTTGGGTTCTGTATGTACACTGCCACCATTGTTGTTCACACTGGCCTCATATGTATGCATCATCAACACCATTTTGAGAATACCTTCAAACTGTGGCAGGAGCAAGGCATTCTCTACTTGTTCCTCTCACCTTATTGTGGTCTCTATTTTCTATGGAACCCTCATCACTGTGTACATATTACCAAAGACTAAGAAACTGCAGGATCTGAACAAAGTCTTTTCTGTTTTCTACACAATCTTGACTCCCATGATCAATCCATTTATATATACACTGAGAAACAGGGAATTTAAAGAGGCTTTTAGAAAGACCATGACTAAATTTCTATCTTAA